The following coding sequences are from one Carcharodon carcharias isolate sCarCar2 chromosome 13, sCarCar2.pri, whole genome shotgun sequence window:
- the tprkb gene encoding EKC/KEOPS complex subunit TPRKB, translating into MNKMIMTHELELFPGCTVTLLLFKDVKNAAELRKKAVAGAIDGALISASMVVDPFQILVAANKAVHLHKLAKMKTRGLYSEIIFNLSPTNNISDAFRKFGISDSDSAVLVVLVDDGKRESNLEDIIRQVEGQQICVQDISTVADVAKIKKFYKVSPPEEKVGNLLDAIICRMSVKDIL; encoded by the exons ATGAACAAGATGATTATGACACATGAGCTAGAACTCTTTCCCGGATGCACTGTAACACTTCTGTTGtttaaagatgttaaaaatgcTGCTGAACTTCGAAAGAAAGCTGTGGCGGGAGCCATAGATGGAGCATTAATAAGTGCATCAATG GTAGTGGATCCATTTCAGATCCTTGTAGCAGCTAACAAAGCTGTTCATTTACACAAGCTGGCCAAAATGAAGACAAGAGGCCTTTACTCTGAAATCATATTTAATCTCTCACCAACAAATAAT ATCTCAGATGCCTTCAGAAAGTTTGGGATATCAGATAGTGACTCTGCTGTTCTTGTTGTTCTGGTGGATGAtggaaagagagaatctaatttaGAAGATATCATAAGGCAAGTGGAAGGGCAACAAATCTGTGTCCAGGATATCTCAACAGTAGCAGATGTGGCCAAAATTAAAAAG TTTTACAAAGTGTCTCCTCCTGAGGAAAAAGTTGGCAACTTACTGGATGCAATCATTTGTCGAATGTCAGTGAAAGATATTCTTTAA
- the alg10 gene encoding dol-P-Glc:Glc(2)Man(9)GlcNAc(2)-PP-Dol alpha-1,2-glucosyltransferase isoform X1 — MERFEPLLFSALVSSSFLISSVVFSLINRGQRTPYMDEIFHVPQAQRYCDGRFSEWDPMITTLPGLYLVSTGIIKPVSWLMGWTGTVVCSTGMLRFINLLFSTGNLYLLYLLLCKIHQKNKVTSAFQRIVSALALASFPLLYFFSFLYYTDAGSTFFILFTYLMCLYGSHSIAACLGFCAFMFRQSNIIWIVFCAGSVVAQKLTEAWRIDSLKKKDEKTPAVPNSAAEIKKIVQFILEYTLSLNNLKSLILLTWPYIILVLGFLLFVFLNGGIVVGDRASHEISLNFPQLFYFFSFTLVFSVSHLLSPHKVASFLYSVKKHPLFYIGLVIVSLLLVWKFTYVHKFLLADNRHYTFYVWKNIFQRHELIKYVLVPGYIFAAWVVIETLKSKSIFWNLVFFICLTAATVPQKLLEFRYFIVPYLIYRLNIPMPLGFKILAELALYSLVNVLTIYLFLNKTFQWPDRKEVQRFMW, encoded by the exons ATGGAGCGTTTCGAGCCTCTCCTGTTCTCTGCTCTTGTGAGCAGCAGCTTCCTCATCTCCTCGGTCGTTTTCTCTCTGATCAACCGGGGGCAGAGGACTCCTTACATGGACGAAATTTTTCACGTGCCGCAGGCGCAGCGATATTGCGATGGGAGATTTTCCGAG TGGGATCCAATGATCACAACTCTACCAGGCCTCTATCTTGTGTCTACTGGGATAATCAAGCCAGTGTCTTGGCTGATGGGCTGGACAGGAACTGTGGTGTGTTCTACAGGAATGCTACGATTCATTAATCTGTTGTTCAGCACTGGGAACCTCTACTTACTTTACCTGCTCTTGTGCAAGATACACCAGAAGAATAAG GTTACCTCTGCATTCCAGAGAATTGTATCTGCATTAGCACTTGCCTCATTTCCCCTGCTTTACTTTTTCTCATTCCTCTATTACACAGATGCAGGCTCAACATTCTTCATCTTGTTTACTTACCTGATGTGCCTGTATGGGAGTCACAGTATTGCTGCCTGCCTTGGCTTCTGCGCCTTTATGTTCCGGCAGAGTAATATCATCTGGATTGTATTCTGTGCAGGAAGTGTTGTTGCACAGAAATTAACAGAAGCGTGGAGAATAGATTCACTCAAGAAAAAGGATGAAAAGACACCTGCTGTTCCAAATTCTGCTGCAGAAATCAAGAAAATTGTGCAATTTATTTTAGAATATACCCTGTCGCTAAACAATCTGAAATCACTGATACTTCTCACCTGGCCATATATCATCCTAGTTCTGGGTTTTCTGTTATTTGTCTTCCTGAATGGAGGGATAGTTGTTGGTGACAGGGCCAGCCATGAGATCTCTCTGAATTTTCCTCAGTTATTCTACTTCTTCTCCTTCACCCTTGTGTTCTCTGTTTCTCATCTGCTTTCCCCTCATAAGGTAGCTTCCTTCCTATATTCAGTAAAGAAGCATCCATTATTTTACATTGGTCTTGTGATTGTTTCCCTACTGTTGGTTTGGAAGTTCACTTATGTCCATAAGTTCTTGCTGGCCGATAACAGACACTACACTTTTTATGTTTGGAAAAATATCTTTCAAAGGCACGAACTGATTAAGTATGTTTTGGTGCCAGGGTACATCTTTGCTGCTTGGGTAGTCATTGAAACATTGAAGTCCAAATCAATATTCTGGAACTTAGTATTTTTTATCTGTttgactgctgccactgttccacAAAAATTATTAGAGTTTCGTTATTTCATTGTGCCATACCTGATCTACAGACTGAACATTCCGATGCCCTTGGGCTTTAAGATTCTTGCAGAGCTGGCTCTGTATTCTCTAGTAAATGTGCTAACTATTTATTTGTTTCTAAACAAAACCTTTCAATGGCCAGACAGGAAAGAAGTTCAAAGATTTATGTGGTGA
- the alg10 gene encoding dol-P-Glc:Glc(2)Man(9)GlcNAc(2)-PP-Dol alpha-1,2-glucosyltransferase isoform X2 has translation MERFEPLLFSALVSSSFLISSVVFSLINRGQRTPYMDEIFHVPQAQRYCDGRFSEWDPMITTLPGLYLVSTGIIKPVSWLMGWTGTVVCSTGMLRFINLLFSTGNLYLLYLLLCKIHQKNKMQAQHSSSCLLT, from the exons ATGGAGCGTTTCGAGCCTCTCCTGTTCTCTGCTCTTGTGAGCAGCAGCTTCCTCATCTCCTCGGTCGTTTTCTCTCTGATCAACCGGGGGCAGAGGACTCCTTACATGGACGAAATTTTTCACGTGCCGCAGGCGCAGCGATATTGCGATGGGAGATTTTCCGAG TGGGATCCAATGATCACAACTCTACCAGGCCTCTATCTTGTGTCTACTGGGATAATCAAGCCAGTGTCTTGGCTGATGGGCTGGACAGGAACTGTGGTGTGTTCTACAGGAATGCTACGATTCATTAATCTGTTGTTCAGCACTGGGAACCTCTACTTACTTTACCTGCTCTTGTGCAAGATACACCAGAAGAATAAG ATGCAGGCTCAACATTCTTCATCTTGTTTACTTACCTGA